The sequence below is a genomic window from Flavobacterium keumense.
GGGAGGTTATTGTATGATACTAAATCATTGACTACGGATAAAATTGAAGCAATAGAAAAAAGTAGTAAACAAAAAGGCTACGATTATCTTGATTTTTCTTTGGCTACGGATGGTTTGGTTGCCGAAAGAGAGCAAGGAATTACAATTGATGTGGCGCATATTTATTTTTCTACTGCAAAGAAAAGTTACATCATTGCCGATACTCCGGGTCACGTAGAATATACGCGTAATATGGTAACGGGAGCTTCGACTTCGCAAGTGTCTATCATTTTAATTGATGCGCGTAAAGGAGTTATTGAGCAAACCTACCGTCACTTTTTCATCAATAATTTATTGCGTGTCAAAGAAGTTATTGTTGCAGTAAACAAAATGGACTTAGTCGATTATTCAGAAGATGTTTTTAACAAGATCAAAGCCGACTTCCAAGCCTTAAATGCTAAAAGTTCGTTCCAAGAGCAAAATGTAACTTACATTCCGTTGAGTGCGATTAATGGTGGTAATGTAGCCGATAGATCAGAAAATATGCCTTGGTACACGGGGCAAACGGTGTTGGAACACTTAGAAGATTTAACTCCTGAAGATGTTTTTGAAACAGGTAAAACACGTTTTCCAGTGCAAACGGTTATTCGTCCAAAAACAGAAGAATACCACGACTTTAGAGGATATGCTGGAAAATTATACGGTAATTCAATTCAAGTAGGCGATGCCGTTACAGTATTACCTTCGTTAACCGAATCGAAAGTGTCAAAAATTCACTTTTTCGACCAACAATTTGACGAGGCTAAAGCAGGGTCATCTATTGTGGTAGAATTAGAAAATGACATCAATGTGACTCGAGGCGATATGAT
It includes:
- a CDS encoding sulfate adenylyltransferase subunit 1 produces the protein MEVLKIATAGSVDDGKSTLIGRLLYDTKSLTTDKIEAIEKSSKQKGYDYLDFSLATDGLVAEREQGITIDVAHIYFSTAKKSYIIADTPGHVEYTRNMVTGASTSQVSIILIDARKGVIEQTYRHFFINNLLRVKEVIVAVNKMDLVDYSEDVFNKIKADFQALNAKSSFQEQNVTYIPLSAINGGNVADRSENMPWYTGQTVLEHLEDLTPEDVFETGKTRFPVQTVIRPKTEEYHDFRGYAGKLYGNSIQVGDAVTVLPSLTESKVSKIHFFDQQFDEAKAGSSIVVELENDINVTRGDMIVKLGELPQVEKEINATICWMDSKKLVPGTKYLVQHNTNRVLAKIDTIKNVIATDYSGATPATQLAINEIGEVTIKLSKALYFDSYNENKSNGAFILIDTNTNTTAGVGFIN